A part of Sus scrofa isolate TJ Tabasco breed Duroc chromosome 15, Sscrofa11.1, whole genome shotgun sequence genomic DNA contains:
- the HELT gene encoding hairy and enhancer of split-related protein HELT: MSDKLKERKVMVWEGNEDAERGLTPQSGRSPRLEAGGHLPTALALGKVVCCSVEVKGESTSVGVRRQCSCDPVWRGRGLGRVWGSAGGWETTVPATRQSHPKCTNLCSQRTPVSHKVIEKRRRDRINRCLNELGKTVPMALAKQSSGKLEKAEILEMTVQYLRALHSADFPRGREKELLAEFANYFHYGYHECMKNLVHYLTTVERMETKDTKYARILAFLQSKARLGAEPAFQPLGSLPEPDFSYQLHPAGPEFTGHSPGEASVFPQGAAPGAFSWPHSASRSPALPYLPSAPVPLPSPAQQHSPFLAPVQGLDRHYLNLIGHAHPNALNLHTPQHPPVL; encoded by the exons ATGTCAGATAAGCTCAAGGAACGCAAAGTGA TGGTTTGGGAAGGGaatgaggatgcagagaggggACTGACTCCTCAGTCAGGGAGGAGCCCACGCCTGGAGGCTGGTGGCCACCTCCCCACTGCTCTGGCACTGGGCAAGGTGGTGTGCTGCTCAGTGGAAGTGAAAGGGGAGAGCACCAGCGTGGGTGTGAGAAGGCAGTGCTCATGTGACCCAGTGTggaggggcaggggcctggggcgAGTCTGGGGCAGCGCTGGGGGCTGGGAGACGACTGTGCCAGCCACGCGTCAAAGCCATCCTAAATGTACAAATCTCTGTTCTCAGAGAACCCCCGTTTCGCACAAAGTGAtagaaaagaggaggagggaccGGATTAATCGCTGTTTGAACGAGCTGGGCAAGACGGTGCCCATGGCCCTGGCCAAGCAG AGTTCCGGGAAACTGGAGAAGGCGGAGATTCTCGAGATGACCGTTCAGTACCTGAGAGCCCTGCACTCGGCAGATTTTCCCCGGGGAAGGGAAAAAG AACTGCTAGCGGAGTTTGCCAACTACTTCCATTACGGCTACCACGAGTGCATGAAGAACCTGGTGCATTATCTTACCACGGTGGAGCGGATGGAGACCAAGGACACCAAGTACGCGCGCATCCTCGCCTTCTTGCAGTCCAAGGCTCGCTTGGGCGCCGAGCCCGCCTTCCAGCCGCTGGGTTCGCTCCCGGAGCCAGATTTCTCTTATCAGCTACACCCAGCAGGGCCCGAGTTCACGGGCCACAGCCCGGGTGAGGCGTCTGTGTTCCCGCAGGGCGCGGCCCCGGGGGCCTTTTCCTGGCCGCACAGCGCGTCCCGCAGCCCGGCTCTGCCCTACCTGCCCAGTGCGCCGGTGCCGCTCCCGAGCCCGGCGCAGCAACACAGCCCCTTCCTGGCGCCCGTGCAGGGCCTGGACCGGCATTACCTCAACCTGATCGGCCACGCCCACCCCAACGCCCTCAACCTGCACACGCCCCAGCACCCCCCGGTGCTCTGA